From the genome of uncultured Bacteroides sp.:
CCAGTGTTCGATGCAAGCTACTACGGAGGTGTTATTCATGAAATCCGTGAGATGCAGATTATGAATATGGGTAATTACGCTCACGGCAATCAACCAATTCAGCACATGATTTATATGTATAACTATGCCGGTCAGCCCTGGAAAGCTCAATACTGGTTGCGCGAAGTAATGAACCGCATGTACACCTGCAATCCGGATGGATATTGTGGTGACGAGGACAACGGACAAACCTCCGCCTGGTATGTCTTCTCTTCTTTGGGATTCTATCCTGTATGCCCGGGAACAGACGAATACGTATTAGGTGCACCGTTATTCAAGAAAGCAACCGTTCATTTCGAAAACGGAAACAAGCTTGTTATCAATGCTCCGGAGAATAGTGATAAGAACCGTTATATAGAAGCAATGACACTCAACGGTAAAACCTATACAAAGAATTACCTCAAGCATGCCGATTTACAAAACGGAGGAGAGATCAATATCCGTATGAGTGAAGCACCCAATAAGCAACGTGGTATTCAGAAGGAAGATTTTCCTTACTCGTTTTCGGTTAATGAAAAGAAATAATTAGTAAAAGATAAACTTATTCAATATAAAAATAGCGTTAGGCATAAAGAACCTAACGCTATTTTTTTTCTGTTTCATCGAAAGGATATATCTATATTCAGGTTTTAAATAAAGTATCTCCAAAAAATAACAAAAAAACGCAGACTCATCTGCTACCTGCTACTAAATCTACCTCAAATTATTGATAACTAGCTTTTTATAGTAGTAGCAGATAAATTTGTTATACAACTTATCTGCTACTATTATCAGCCATCTGCTACCATTCAGTAGTTGAATGATTATTTAAAAACCCATAGAGAAATCAGTTGTTTCGGGCGAATATTTGAATTTAAAGTATCCTGACTAACAGATTATTAATGATTCAGCTCATTATTAAATCGAAACGCTTTAATGATTAAGTAAGTTCACAATTGAGAACCGATGAGTCTCCGGCCGAGAACCCATAAGCCCTCGAATAAAGGCCCATGGGTTCTCGGCCAGAGACTTACTTATATTTCTAAAGAATGGGATTTAATTTACTCTTTTGATGAGGCTATCTTAATCGGATAACAGTAAAACATTAAATAGTTCTTTCCACTCTTTGTCGTTGAACGATTTTAAAGGATTGTTAGTTGTTATGAAGCTTTTTGCCAGCTTACTTTTCTTTTCCTGAAGTTTGAGAATCTTTTCTTCTATCGTGTTGCTTGTAATAAACCGGTAAACGATAACTTGTTTGGTTTGTCCAATGCGATGTGCGCGACTCACTGCCTGCATCTCTGCAGCCGGATTCCACCAGGGATCTATTATAAAAACATAATCAGCTTCGGTTAGGTTAAGACCTACACCGCCGGCTTTAAGAGATATAAAGAAGGCAAATATCTCTTTTTCGTTATTAAAACGATTAATTTCTTTTTCCCTGTCGGTCGTTTGTCCGGTGAGCAGAGCATAGCGCCAGCCTTTTCTATCGAAAGCTTCGCCTAGCAAATGGAGATATTTTACGAAAGATGAAAAGATAAGAACTTTGTGTCCTTCACTCATCAGCATTTCATAGGCTTCAAGAATCTGTTCCATTTTACCCGAAGTAAATGAATATTCAGGCATTAGCATGCGTGGATGATTGGCCATTAAGCGCAGACGAGTCATTCCTTGCAGTGCAATGAAACTGTTCTTCTGCAGATTTTCCTTGTTGCTGATCTCCAACAGAGCATTTCGTAATACGTTCTTCTCCTTTTTATAAGTTTCTTCTTGTTCAGGAGACATTTCACAATAAAGCACCTCTTCTGTAAGCGAAGGAAGTTCGGGTGCAACCTGATTCTTTGTCCTTCGTAGGAAGAATGGTTTTATAAGTTGTTGAAGATTAGCTTCTTTTCTGATATTTCCCTCTTTTGTGATAGGATTGATGAAATAATTCCTGAAACTCTCAGAACTACCTAGCATTCCCGGATTTATGAAGTTAAATTGCGCCCAAAGATCTTTCAGTGAGTTCTCAATAGGAGTACCTGTTAGTACCAACCGATGCTTTGCCTTTAGTCGGACTACCGAGTGATAGGTTACAGAATCCGGGTTTTTGATAGCCTGGCTTTCATCAAGTATAACACATTCAAACGGATAATCCTCGAATAGTTCAATGTCATTTCTGAGTACTCCGTATGTGGTGAGAATAATATTGTAGTGATTGAATATTCGTTTAATGCTTTTGCTCCTTAATCTGCCTGTACCGGAATATTCGTAGGTGCTTAAAGAACTGAATTTCTTTATTTCCCTTAACCAATTGTGAAGCAGAGATGTTGGTACAACTACCAGTGAAGCAGGACGTTGTTCGGTAACAGGAACTGCTTCGCTTGCTACTTCAGGTTCTATTTCAGGCGTAGATTTTATGTCTAAAATTGATTCTGTAACTTCTGGTGAGTCTGCTTTTGAAACATCGGCTATACTCTTTTCACAAATAAAAACCTCTGTCTGATTATCTCCAAATAATGAAAATTGTCCTGACTTATCTGCACTATAAATATTGGCTGATGGAGAAACTTCTTCTTTCGTTTCAGTTTCTGATGGATTATACAGATACTGTAACATAGTAATGGTTTGTAAAGTTTTACCTAATCCCATATCGTCGGCAAGGCAACCTCCGAAGTTATTTTCCCATAAATGTAGCATCCACCAGAATCCTTCTTTCTGATATGCGCGAAGAGTAGCTTTTATTTTTGCTGGAATAGGGTGTTCTTTTTTATTTATATATTCTAACTGTAACTTTTTCAGTTCTTTACATATTTCTACTCCTTCTATACTATCCAGAAGCCTAAAATTAGCTTTTTGTATCCTGATTCCTTCATCTTGTTTAGTTCCCAGAGTGAAAAGTTCGCTGTATTTTTCAAACCACTCTTCTGGAAGTAAGGCTATATTACCATCTGGAAGAATGAATTCACGGATTCCTTTGACGATATACTTTTTAAAGTGAATAAAAGAAAACTGATAATTTCCTATCTGAACTCTTATCTGTATATCGAACCAGTCGGGCTGAGCGCTGATTTCTTGTTTGAGAGAAATCTCTCCCAGATAATAGTTTGAACCTGTTTCCGACTGGCTAAGTTCAAACATCTTCTGAAGCGACTCCTTATTTGCACTAATCCAACTGATAAGATTTCTTTGTGACGCTTCCTCAGATAATTGAAACTGAGAATTACTAAATTGTTTTAATCCCAGTTTTTTAAGCTCCTCAATACATTTTTTCTCCCATTTACTATCACGGGTATAGTAACGGATGGTGTACTTTCCGTTACATTCATCCATTCTTGCGTACTTCTTTTGTATTGAATCCTCTGGTGTGAATAAGTGATCATCATATTCAAAACGGAGTTTCAATAATGGCTGTTGTACTACTGATTTTTCAATTGATAGAACTGCTTTTTGTCTGGTTACATCTTTAATAATATCAAACCCGGATACTTCAACCTGAAAACGCTCTACTGCTGGAATAACTATTTGTTCCATGTACTTACCAGTCATTAAAGCCGGCACCTCTACCGAATTCTTATTAAAAAAAGGCAGTAGGCGTGAAGCTTCAATATCTCTGAATGTCAGTAACTCATCCTTAGCTAAAATACATGCAGGCTGATATGTAACAATAATAACAGGTTTCTTATCTGTTAAGATTAGAGGATTCCCATCTGTTTTGCAGGTAATTGAATAACTGAAGAGCTGATCTGTTGATTTGAAATTAAAAAATACTTCAGCATCTTTATCTATTAGTTTAATTTTGCTGTGGTTGTATAGAACCTTTTTCCCTAATTCTTTGTAATACAATGGAATTTTATTTAGCCTGATTAACTGGATAATTTCCATCTGTTTTTTATCTATATAAGGCCGGATATTATCCCTGAGCTTCTCATCTGTTAGTTTACGGAGAAAAGCTGAAACCGTTTTTTCTTTTGAATAAACTTCCATTAAATTTTTCTCTGAATAGCATAATGAGAGTGCGATTATTTCTTTTTCAGCCTCGGTTAGAGATTTATCGGACAGAGAAGAAGATGTTGCTTGTTCCTCCACCTGAATAATCTCTTCAGATTCTGCTTTAACAATATAAGGAATCAAAAGTGTACCTAAATTCAGATGGCGTGTAATGCCTACTATCAATTTCAACATGGAAAGTTTATTTCTTAATTCACCACAAAGATAACTCCTTTGTTTTATATAAAAAATGTAACGATTGAATTTAAACAATACCAACAAAGTAATTGTTCTAATATAACCATCAATAGTATCTGTTACTTTAATATTTCTAAGAGATGAAAATACACGAATATCAGGCAAAAAATCTGTTCTCATCATATGGTATACCAGTAGAGCAGCATGTTCTTTGTTGTAATGCCGATGAAGCATTGGTTGCTTATGAAAATCTCAACATAGAAAAAGCTGTGCTTAAAGCACAAGTGCTTAGCGGTGGTAGAGGAAAAGCAGGCGGAGTTAAACTGGTAAATAATACAAATGATGTAATAAACTATGCAGCTTCAATGTTTCAGATGAAGATCAATGATTTGTCGGTTAATAAATTGTTGGTTTGCGAAGCAATAAATATTGAATCGGAATTTTATCTGAGTTATAGTATTGACAGAAAGAACAGATCTGTTATTATGATGCTAAGTTCTGAAGGTGGGGTAGATATTGAAGAAGTTGCTAAATATACTCCTGAAAATATTTATCGGATAAACATTGATCCTTTTGTTGGAATGCCAGATTATCTGGCACGAAGAATTGCATTCTTTTTGTTTGAGGATATGGGACAGGTAGGCCAGTTGATGCAAATCCTGCAAAACATGTACCAGTTGTTTATTGATACTGATGCATCACTTATTGAGATTAATCCTTTGGTTTTAACCGATGAGGGCAATCTGCTAGCGCTTGATGCAAAAATGACTTTTGATGATAATGCATTATATCGGCAGGAAGATATTTGTTTCTTTTCAGAACCAACAGAAGAAGAAGCTCTAGAGTTACATGCAAAGGCAAAAGGATTCAGTTATGTTCATCTTACGGGAGATATTGGATGTATGGTCAATGGGGCAGGACTTGCTATGGCTACAATGGATATGATAAGACTTCATGAAGGACATCCCGCTAATTTCCTGGATATAGGAGGCAGCTCAAATCCTGGAAAAATAACCGAAGCAATGAAGATCTTGTTGCAAGACAATAGGTTAAAAGTTATTCTGGTTAATATCTTTGGAGGTATTACCCGTTGTGATGATGTGGCAAATGGGTTGTTAAAAGCTTATGAGGACTTACATGCTGAGATTCCGGTTGTGGTGCGTCTTACGGGTACTAACGAGGAAAAGGGTAGAGCGTTACTTAGCTCTTCAGACTTTCTTGTAGCAGAGACGATGAGTGAGGCTGTTCGTATGGCTGTAAACCAATCAATAAAGGCTGGTTAGAGAAGTATTAACATTCAAAAAATCATTCAATATGAGTATTCTTATAAATGATTCAACCCGTTTGGTTGTGCAAGGTATCACTGGTAGAGATGGATACTTTCATGCTATGAAGATGAAAGCCTATGGAACAAATGTTGTAGCTGGGACATCGCCTGGCAAAGGGGGAACAAATGTTGATAATATACCGGTGTTCAATACAATGTATGAA
Proteins encoded in this window:
- a CDS encoding DEAD/DEAH box helicase, translated to MMRTDFLPDIRVFSSLRNIKVTDTIDGYIRTITLLVLFKFNRYIFYIKQRSYLCGELRNKLSMLKLIVGITRHLNLGTLLIPYIVKAESEEIIQVEEQATSSSLSDKSLTEAEKEIIALSLCYSEKNLMEVYSKEKTVSAFLRKLTDEKLRDNIRPYIDKKQMEIIQLIRLNKIPLYYKELGKKVLYNHSKIKLIDKDAEVFFNFKSTDQLFSYSITCKTDGNPLILTDKKPVIIVTYQPACILAKDELLTFRDIEASRLLPFFNKNSVEVPALMTGKYMEQIVIPAVERFQVEVSGFDIIKDVTRQKAVLSIEKSVVQQPLLKLRFEYDDHLFTPEDSIQKKYARMDECNGKYTIRYYTRDSKWEKKCIEELKKLGLKQFSNSQFQLSEEASQRNLISWISANKESLQKMFELSQSETGSNYYLGEISLKQEISAQPDWFDIQIRVQIGNYQFSFIHFKKYIVKGIREFILPDGNIALLPEEWFEKYSELFTLGTKQDEGIRIQKANFRLLDSIEGVEICKELKKLQLEYINKKEHPIPAKIKATLRAYQKEGFWWMLHLWENNFGGCLADDMGLGKTLQTITMLQYLYNPSETETKEEVSPSANIYSADKSGQFSLFGDNQTEVFICEKSIADVSKADSPEVTESILDIKSTPEIEPEVASEAVPVTEQRPASLVVVPTSLLHNWLREIKKFSSLSTYEYSGTGRLRSKSIKRIFNHYNIILTTYGVLRNDIELFEDYPFECVILDESQAIKNPDSVTYHSVVRLKAKHRLVLTGTPIENSLKDLWAQFNFINPGMLGSSESFRNYFINPITKEGNIRKEANLQQLIKPFFLRRTKNQVAPELPSLTEEVLYCEMSPEQEETYKKEKNVLRNALLEISNKENLQKNSFIALQGMTRLRLMANHPRMLMPEYSFTSGKMEQILEAYEMLMSEGHKVLIFSSFVKYLHLLGEAFDRKGWRYALLTGQTTDREKEINRFNNEKEIFAFFISLKAGGVGLNLTEADYVFIIDPWWNPAAEMQAVSRAHRIGQTKQVIVYRFITSNTIEEKILKLQEKKSKLAKSFITTNNPLKSFNDKEWKELFNVLLLSD
- the sucC gene encoding ADP-forming succinate--CoA ligase subunit beta — translated: MKIHEYQAKNLFSSYGIPVEQHVLCCNADEALVAYENLNIEKAVLKAQVLSGGRGKAGGVKLVNNTNDVINYAASMFQMKINDLSVNKLLVCEAINIESEFYLSYSIDRKNRSVIMMLSSEGGVDIEEVAKYTPENIYRINIDPFVGMPDYLARRIAFFLFEDMGQVGQLMQILQNMYQLFIDTDASLIEINPLVLTDEGNLLALDAKMTFDDNALYRQEDICFFSEPTEEEALELHAKAKGFSYVHLTGDIGCMVNGAGLAMATMDMIRLHEGHPANFLDIGGSSNPGKITEAMKILLQDNRLKVILVNIFGGITRCDDVANGLLKAYEDLHAEIPVVVRLTGTNEEKGRALLSSSDFLVAETMSEAVRMAVNQSIKAG